One part of the Solanum dulcamara chromosome 3, daSolDulc1.2, whole genome shotgun sequence genome encodes these proteins:
- the LOC129883527 gene encoding uncharacterized protein LOC129883527, with protein sequence MVLDMRAKIRKFVSSLGIHVNKLCQAALLISNMDTFKLMVYAQQVEENNKKDREENQSKNAKYTGNEGNNQKSGNVSRSFFQKRSSSYTPSSASTSTDNNKNEKRSQARQGDAGNRAQSSLAALPNKGNHRGSNSGVGGGSNHLYDSENYHD encoded by the exons ATGGTTCTCGATATGAGAGCCAAGATAAGGAAGTTTGTTTCTAGCTTGGGCATACATGTGAATAAGTTGTGTCAAGCAGCTTTGTTGATCTCAAATATGGACACCTTCAAACTCATGGTATATGCTCAGCAAGTTGAGGAGAATAATAAGAAGGATAGAGAGGAGAATCAAAGCAAGAATGCCAAATACACAGGCAATGAGGGCAACAATCAGAAAAGTGGAAATGTTAGTCGctctttctttcagaagaggtcttctagtTATACACCATCTTCAGCGAGTACATCTACAGACAACAATAAGAATGAAAAGAGGTCTCAAG CCAGGCAAGGTGATGCAGGAAACAGAGCCCAATCTTCTTTGGCAGCTCTGCCAAATAAAGGTAATCATAGAGGGTCTAATTCAGGAGTAGGCGGAGGTTCAAACCATCTATATGATTCGGAAAATTACCATGACTGA
- the LOC129882503 gene encoding protein RETICULATA-RELATED 3, chloroplastic-like, with amino-acid sequence MSAVVQLRYSSLPAHYQNQTRYFSGVKNLNFNPLRTSHVGSKQLRIKYQVPCAGGGDGGSIGMGRGTGGGDGDWSDGGDSHDSWDSFGPIGAFLNGWRSRVAADPQFPFKVLMEELVGVTSAVIGDMASRPNFGLNELDFVFSTLVVGSILNFVLMYILAPTPSASVRALPLIFASCPPSHMFEPGAYSLFSRVGTLVYKGTLFAAVGFAAGLVGTAVSNGLIKIRKKMDPNFETPNKPPPTLLNAATWATHMGVSSNLRYQTLNGIEFLLDKVLPPVVFKTSVVVLRCLNNVLGGMSFVMLARLTGSQSVDKGEVVTVKDDGVNVEKERLLNQRDNIQNGDSVSK; translated from the coding sequence ATGTCGGCGGTGGTTCAACTTCGCTACTCTTCACTTCCAGCCCACTATCAGAATCAAACTCGTTACTTTTCTGGTgtcaaaaatctcaactttaacccATTAAGAACCAGCCATGTAGGTTCTAAACAATTGCGTATCAAGTATCAAGTTCCTTGTGCTGGGGGAGGTGATGGAGGAAGCATTGGGATGGGACGAGGCACTGGTGGTGGTGATGGGGATTGGAGTGATGGGGGAGATTCACATGATTCCTGGGACAGTTTTGGACCAATTGGTGCTTTTCTCAATGGCTGGAGATCTAGGGTTGCTGCGGATCCACAATTCCCGTTTAAGGTTCTTATGGAGGAATTGGTTGGTGTGACTTCCGCTGTCATAGGAGACATGGCATCTCGTCCTAACTTTGGCCTTAATGAATTGGATTTTGTGTTTTCCACACTTGTCGTTGGTtccattttgaattttgtgtTGATGTATATATTGGCGCCAACACCATCTGCTTCTGTTCGAGCCCTGCCTTTAATTTTCGCCAGTTGCCCACCAAGCCACATGTTTGAGCCTGGTGCTTACAGTTTATTCAGTAGGGTTGGGACATTGGTCTACAAAGGAACTCTCTTTGCTGCTGTTGGATTTGCTGCTGGACTTGTTGGAACTGCAGTTTCTAATGGTTTAATCAAGATAAGGAAGAAGATGGATCCTAATTTTGAGACGCCAAATAAGCCTCCTCCAACACTTCTAAATGCTGCAACATGGGCAACTCATATGGGTGTCAGCAGTAATTTAAGATACCAAACACTTAATGGTATTGAGTTCTTGCTGGACAAAGTTCTTCCTCCAGTGGTTTTTAAAACGTCCGTTGTGGTTTTGAGATGCTTGAATAATGTCCTTGGGGGAATGTCATTTGTCATGTTGGCAAGGCTGACTGGTTCTCAGAGTGTAGATAAAGGGGAGGTAGTTACTGTGAAAGATGATGGAGTAAACGTAGAGAAAGAGAGGTTGCTGAATCAGAGAGACAACATACAAAATGGTGATTCTGTTTCAAAGTGA